In the Leptospira limi genome, one interval contains:
- a CDS encoding thioredoxin family protein, giving the protein MEHRFQSILSLLILSITLLLTSHCSKQRDIILTQYESSLAKANLENRKLIVVFGADWCPDCKALDGIFADPETKTLLDSEFVVMKVDVGRFDKNLSLNEQLGNPIQNGIPSLVVISPKGEFITSTKGGEFSNASKMTKEQVLAYLYKL; this is encoded by the coding sequence ATGGAACACCGATTCCAATCGATTCTCTCACTACTAATTTTGAGTATCACACTCTTACTTACTTCTCACTGCTCCAAACAAAGAGACATAATTCTCACCCAATACGAGTCGTCCTTAGCAAAAGCGAATTTGGAAAATCGGAAACTCATCGTTGTCTTTGGTGCCGATTGGTGTCCCGACTGTAAGGCATTAGATGGAATTTTTGCCGATCCAGAAACCAAAACTTTACTCGATTCAGAATTTGTTGTGATGAAGGTTGATGTTGGTCGATTTGACAAAAACTTAAGTCTCAATGAACAACTAGGAAATCCAATTCAAAATGGAATCCCATCACTTGTTGTTATTTCACCCAAAGGGGAATTCATAACCTCTACAAAAGGTGGTGAATTTTCTAACGCAAGTAAGATGACAAAAGAACAAGTACTCGCATATTTATATAAACTGTAA